Sequence from the Mobula hypostoma chromosome 11, sMobHyp1.1, whole genome shotgun sequence genome:
GACAGGCGATGGAGTTGCTGCTCTTGGACAGGCTGCAGTGGCACCTCGGCGCGCCCACGCCGCAGGAGTTCGTGGAGCAGTTACTCGAAGTGCTCGGAGCGCAGGCGGCTGGGGAGCGGCTGATCCGCAAACACACGGACACCTTCATCGCGCTCTGCAACACAGGTGCGGGGTGTCGGGTCCGCGCGTCTGAGGAGGGATCGgtgtggtgatggtggtggtggtggtaggggagaggaggggacatTTGTGTTGGTGGTATAGGGTTAATGGGGGGGGTATGTGCGGTTGGCGGAGCACGGGGTTGGGGCTGGCCGGAGAAACGTCGGTAGGGGTGGGGATAGGCGGGTGAGCTCTCTCCACAGTGTTTGAGGGAGGCTGTAGATTCCCAAGGCGGGCGATCCCGGGACTCGACCCGCCGCCGCTAATTCCCGCATCGTTGCAGACGCTGAGTTCGTGTCGTTGCCGCCTTCGGTGATCGGTGCCGCCAGTCTCGCCGCCGCCGTCTGCGGCCTTCGCCTGTGTCTGCCGGGGATTCCTCCAGGACCCCAGGTGCTCACCGACCACCTCGCCCGTTCCATCCGCTGCGATCCGGTAAGTTGGTGCTAGGACCCCTATCTCCCAGTCCCAACCCAACCCACCTCCACTCTCTTCCCCCATCTTCCCGTCCCCTCCACCGCCCTGGCGGGTCTCCGTTCCCAGTTTACGCCCCCTCGGTAAACTTGTCCCTGACTCCCCAACTCTCCCAACCCATTTGCCACTGGTGCGTTCTGACCAGCTGTGGGGCAGAGATGAAACCTTTCCCGGCCGGGGTCGAGGTGAACACCCGCTGCCTCTGCGTCCCTGCCGGCTTGTCggtgaccataagacagaggagaagAACCAAGTAgttcagcccatcgggtctgctccggattccatcacgactgatttattatccttctcaaccccattctcctgccttctcccgtatcctttgaagccctgactgaccaagaacatatcaacctctgttttaaatttacccaatgacttggccttacagccacctgaggcgatgaattccatagattccccaTCCTCTTGACtagagaaatccctcctcatctccgttctaactgTACGtttctctactctgaggctgtggcctctggtccctGGCACCCcgtctataggaaacatcctctccactaccACTGTCCAGCCTGTCACTATTCAGTAAGTTACAATGAGGtcctcccacattcttctgacctccagcgagtacaggcccagagccatcatatgctcctcatatgttaaccctttcattcccaggatcattctgatgaacctcctctggaccctctccaacatcaccacatcttttctgagataaggggcccaaaactgcatgtTCCAAGTgcgttctgaccaatgccttataaagccttagcatgaCATCCAAAGGGCCCGTGGTGAGCATGCGTCagttaggccgaagggcctgtggtgAGCGTGGGTCAGAAAGGCGAAGGGTTTGTGGTGAGCGTGGGTCAGttaagccaaagggcctgtttacaCGTTGTATTAATTCTATTACTCTATCCATCTCCCTGCCTACTAACTGATAAACAACTTCCTTCCAAAGAACATTTTTACATACTCAGGCCCTTCTATTCCAAttccatcacctcccaccctaCCCACTTCCCAGTCCAATATGCCTTCAggcctccctcaccccctcagtgTCAGCACCCTGCACTCAGGACAGGCTGCACACAGGGTCGTTCATCACTGGCATCTTTCAAATGGGTTACAAATCTGGGATGGTGAAGATACCAAGGCCAGCCTGTCCAAGTGGGGGCAAGGGAGCTCCCGGGGCTGTTCCTGCTCCCCATTCACCCTCAAACAGTACCATTACCCTCATGGTGTGCTTCATCAAAGGACGAGTTCAGGGGATGAGGGGCAAGTCCAAAATCACAGATGTACtctgcaggtcagtcagcatctgtagagggaggaacaaagtcaacgtttcagcttggagccccttcatcagaactggaacgTTGGGGGGACTTTCCTCTACCCAACTACCGAGTGTTTCATTGTTCTCTGATTCGATTTCAGGTTCCCAGCATTGAGGTTTCTCTGATTTCCATGACGAGAATTTATTGAAACAGACAGGGTTTGCTTCagttttggggggggggcgcgggaagCAGGCGAGAGCCCTTCGGTAGTATCAGGTTCCTGTAAAGAGAGGATGCTCGTCTCTGGCAGCAgtttggaccagatggaatactgGAAGGGGTGGGTTGTTTTATGGGAGGCTGGGATTGTACCTGGTGGACAATTGAAGCACTTGTAGATTTGACTGATTCTGCATTCTGCCCCCAGGCTGATGGGAgattggggggtggtggtgtgggatggaCGAGGTTGTTGTGAGGGCTGCCATAGACTTGAATGGCCAAATGACCTGCTTCAATGTTGCAACAAAATCAACAAAGtgagtgggatcttgctgtgcatagATTGGCTCCTCCTGCACTTTCATGGCTATGATGTTTCTCGTTTGCTGTAAAGCACTTCTGGGGAAACGCAAGGCACTTTGAAAATGCAGGGAAAGTGCCCTGTTATTCATTGTCAGGATGGGATCCAGCCCAATTCTGTCCAACCTGTGTTCTTCCCTTGTGCAGGAGTGTGTGAGGACATGTCAGGAGCAGCTCGAGGTCTCCCTACACACCCGCCTGAGACAAGCAGCCCCCCAAACTCTCCCCCCGCCAAAGTCGGAAGAACCGGAACGTTCCAGGACACCCACAGACATCCAGGACGTGAACTTGTGAGGACGGAACACACTGTTGCCCAGCCCTCGAGTCCTGCACTGTTTGTTTATGGAATTGCCTCTGTAGCCTGCCATCCAGTCCCGTACTCTCCACCTTGTGACAACATGGTCCCAGTTCCCAATTCCGCAGATCCTCCCAAATGCCTTTGCTCTTCCTCTGCGAATTCTCGAGTCATTTTGATGTGATAACCTTCATCGTCGTGTCTGGGGATATGGGAAGATAGCCTTGTACCATTGGATCAGTTGTCAAAATAGAATGGGCTCGTTGAGCTGAGCAGCTGTTTCTATCTTGCGTTTAATCTTCAGTCTTTTAAATCAGGTGAACACACCATGTTTCTCCTGTAAGGCCTGTGCTATTTCAGTTCGCATCGGGATCCACCTCTGGGACTTGATCTGTCTGAGGTGTAGAACCCAGTATCTACAGGGCCCGGCTGTTTGCCCACGGTGGGGATGAACTGGAGGGAGAGGGGACTACAACCTCAGAGCAGTGGGCCAGTTTCCATCCTGGTGTTGGACCCTCTGGAAGGGGAAGCGATCCCACAGGATTCCCAGTCTCCAACATGGAGGCAATTTCATAGGAAAGCTCCCTGGAGGAGACATTCCTTCCCAAATCTCCCACTCACCCCTTCACTCATCTACTTCACACTTCCCATTGGCCAATCCCAGTGGCTGCATTACTCCTCTGACCCCGGAACTGGCTGAAGTGGGTTGGCCTTGGAGCAGGAAGCCAGGGCGATGATTCATGCCTTTTGCTGTCAATCATCCAAAGTGCTCACCATTCACTGGCTCTCTCAACTGTttcattatttaactatttattttaattaaaataaagTCTGTATTTAAGTTAATGTTTAAAGTAATGTTAATTATTTTCAATGTTAAAATAAAATTCATACTGACTAAGCTGGTCAGATTCTGATCGCATGTGCATTAACCAAGGCTACCTGAAGAGACTTAAAAGTCTGGTTCCTCACATCCAGTGCGATTATTTCACTCTGGAGATATCACAGCAGAGCCCCGTTTCTTTTCTTGATGTGCAATCCTGAGCACAGGACCAGAAGGCCATGACCAGGAGGGATTCCTTCATTCTCCCTCACACCAGTCCATAAAGCAACAGCTCAATCAAATAACTGACTGGTCTGGCCATAGGTGGGGTACTGGGTGCAGTGCTGCTCACCATACCTCAGGGAAGTTGTGGTAGTGCTGAGGAGATTCATCTGAATGTTGCCTGGGATCGAGCAGAGACTGAGATTGTTCTCCTTGGAGTAGATGGGGTGGAGGAGCGGGGCTGACTGAGGAAGACAATATTACGCAATGACCAACATTTCCTCTTAGCAGAAGTGTGTAAAACTAGAAGGCCTAGGTTTAAGGTTGAGATATGAGGAAGACGTGGAGGGAGGTtgcaatctggaacacactgcttaAGGGCACGGTGGACACAGACTCGCAGAACTGATGGATGAACACTTGAAATTCCGGGGCTTAGTGTATCACAGACTGAGTTCTGGGAAGTGGCCAATTAGTGTAGGTAGATACCCGGTGGCTGGAAGAAGCATGGAGGGCAGAAAGGATTGTCTCAGGTGTCTCCTTTAGCCTCAGGACTGCACAGCTTGGCACAAAATGCAGGTTGACCCTCCCAGTGTGGTGGTAAGGCAGTGTTGCACCCTCAGAGGTACTGGTTTGCAATGAGGCACTGAAAAAAATATCCATGGCACCATTTCAAATGTTCATGTTGTGACCATTATTTCTCAACCTACATCTGACCATGACTTACCAGTCAGTTTCACACTGTGGAACCTTTTGCTGTGTCCACATTGCTACAACTGGCTGCACTTCAAAGCAATGGCACTGGTTGCTTTAGCTTGGTAGAGATCTTTGGGCCCCAGATCCTACTGCACAGGCTGCCTTCATTCACAATGTCCCAGCAGCAAGTTCAAAGGACAACTACAAATTGGTCAGTAAACTTCAGCtttcccagcatttgcagtctcttgtgtctccggcCTCTTGCTTGACTGGATAAGCCCTCTAAAACTGTTGCACACTTTAAGACGATGATTTTCAAACAATATGAGCTTATTATACAAAACAtctggccagctggtggcgtagtggcatcagcgccagaattctgagcgaaggctcccaagttcgaatccagccggctcccttgcacgctttctatccgtgctgggttgagtgttgagctagcaactctaGCTAGAAAGCCTGCCAAAAAAAAACGTCGTCATGACGGAGTCCCGATGACTCCAGTCGGAGTTCCGATGACTCCagtcggagttaagggcttttttcTTCACTCAAAACGTCTGTAGGACAGACCTCATCCTAGAAGTCTGTGAGATGATCTTTGTTACATCTTTCTAAGGGCCCTACTGAGAGGTCGACATTAATCTTCAGGTCTGATCTTACCGGTAGCCTCTACGTATATAACAGACATTCAGGACCAGCTGTGGGACTGTGAGACACACATATACAACCACACAGCACagctcaggcccttcagcccacgatgtgctgatcttctaacctactccaagatcaatctaacccttcataACCATCAATCTACATTGCCCATTTCTCTTTcagtcatgtgcctatctaagagtctcttaaatgttcttaaCATACCATCACCACCACCCGAAGGTGCATACCATGCACCCActactgtgtgaaaaacctacctctgacatcctccctaaaCATTCTTTCAATCACCTTAGAAGTATCAGCCAATACCACACTGAGAAAAAGggcactgactgtccactctatctctgccacCTAtgaccttatacacctccatcaagtctcctctcattctcctcatCAATAAAGGCTCTAACTCACTCCACCTTTCCTCCGaagacacactctctaatccaggcagcatcctggtaaatctcctctgcgccctctccaaagccaccaCATTCTTCCTACAATGACCAGACTGGGTGTCATCAATGAGGTCAGTATTTAGTGTCCATTCCCTGAGAAAGGGGTGGTGAGTCCATCTCCGAACTATAGTTTGTTCTTCTGGTGACAGCTCTATAGGTATGGAGTCCCAACAAGgaacaccttctgagtgaaggtcATGAATGCTTGCTAAGGTACAAAGAATCAATGATTAACTGTACTGAACAGTGGAGGGGCATCAGCCAAACCCAATGGGGTTGGTTGTCCCCGGACATATAGTTAATGCAGTTCTCCCACCTGTGAGAGGTGAAACAGTTCAGGTAGGCTGTCTCTGATGAAAAAAAATATTCAGCAGCTTTAGGTTTCTGTATCTTGCTACAGGATTGCATATGGAGGAAGGGAGAATTGATGGGGTGTCAATTTGACAATGTGTCTTGTCAGCATCCAGGGAAAGTTGGGAATGTTGGAACACTGAGCCGACATTAGTTCTACTGTCTGGGAAAAGAGCAGATTGGGAGATTGTTTGAACATTGAGCATTGGGATATTGGGAATTACCTCTGGGATACTGACCACTTAAGGTTGTTGTACctggtggtggtgatggagacAGGCTCCCAcgatctattaaatgctccaaatggcatgcagctcaaatagcctctgacaaccaagtccagctcctggccttcacgtgtggcttagctactacgTCTGGGGGAATTGTTTAtactgacaggagagggggcAAAGGTAGGTTattagcaccttaaaaccagttgcttcgggcagatggtgCTTGTCAGCattggttggcagctcattgaggagaaggaaaactctgatctcaaacctccactgcattTCAGCTGtacacactcatggggaaggcttcgggtgtATATCCCGAggaaaaaatccggagctggagtccctaaggcagtcccacaccgagttcaacgctgaccggcaactcctgcgacgctgctggtaccaaactgtatcagtctctgccgttcctctgggttcatcagatgcgcggagagggggagcttgctacatgggcaacagctcgctctgcATATTGTAcagcccaggcttgcatatctagacagctaggacacgatatccatggtcaactgtgACCAACAGAGGCCTTCACCTCACCTCACTGACCGCTGCCATACTTGGTATTGAAGCCAGAGACTGGAACACCAGAACACTGTACACCGGTTGacggaggagtgggtgatgggcgGCGGTGAGAGGGTGGCGAGTGGATAGATGAGGTGGCGGCAGGTGAGGGGGTTAGCGGGTGGGTGATGGATGAGCGAGTTCTTATGCCTCTGGAACAGCCGGCACGTTTGGGCAGCTCTGGAACATTGGCAATCAGTTTGGATTTGCACCAGGACTGTCAGTAAAGCTCGGAGGTAGAAGTTTTGACACATACCTTTATGTAAATACATTAAATACAATTTCACTCACCTGGAAACGCGCGTGGcactaataaattaaataaaaaatagacGTGACGATGAAGTGCGTCGGGCTGACATATAAAAAGGGAGAGTCTTTTCCTCGTTCCAAGTAAAGagtaaaaatgaacaaaaaaaagTCAAAGAATGTTCCAGAACAATGACAGAACATTGCACAAGTTAAATAAATACAGTAATTGTCCATTTACAAAAGAAACACTGAAAGGTTTGAAACCATTCAATGCGTTAACAGCAAAGCCTGATTTACATGTACAACAAGAATTAAACTGGCCATACTTCACACGAGGACTCCCTCAGGCTACCGTGGTTTCAGCAtgagatgtgctgggggtagaGGGAGGGTAGAGCAGGGGCATTAGAAGGTTGCCGAGGGAGGGGGAAGTGATCTGCAACAGGGAGAGGGATGATTTCCTCCGCAGTTACCCTGTTTTATCAGCCAGAGGAGAGGCCCCTGTCGTGCTGTTCTCCTGGTCCCGGTGGGATGCACAAGGCAATCTCGGGGACTGGGGACAGCTGACCAGGCCGTTGCCTCTGCTTCCCAGCGGGAACCCACTCCACCCCCTCGGACAACAGGATCCCGTGCTCCGGAGACAAAACTTCCTTAAACGGGAGAGTCCTTGAGACACACGCATGCTCAATATCGATATAAATAAAACCAAGGTTCCGCTGCGCACGGCACTGGTGAGGAGTGGGGGAGGTATTAAATGTAACCAGTCAGTGACAGCACCTCAACAATACTCCGTGGCCAATTGAATTTGTACCTGGGGCAGCACAGCCCGAGCTGCGGGGGGTTAAGGCAGCAGTCAGTGGCCACAGGAGGGGGAGCGACGAGAGTGGGTGAGGCTGCGCCAAGCCCCAGGCAGAGGCTAACTAACATCTACGCCTTGCTCCAGACTTAGCTGGTTTTAGCACCGCACTCTCTTTGGAGCCTGTGGCCAGAACCCGTCCCCATCGCTCCTGAACCCGCGGCGCCCAGGGACCCGACCATCTAGCTCCAGGGGCCAGAACAGCACCGAGCGATCCCAGAGCAGGGCGAAGGACAGAGTAAAGCTCCCGCTACACCGACCCGTCACACGCTCTCAGGTCAGGGAGAGCAGGAGTCAGGTACGGAGAAGAGCCCCCGGCGGTCTGCGGACAGCTGAAGTGACAATTTCGAAGAGCTAGTCGCTGTTCCTGGTTGCCCTTTACTCGTGCCCCTCTCAAGACTGCTGTCCAGGTAcagtgggtgggagggggtggggtggggagatgtCCAATTCTAAATGCTTAGGGCAGGCAACGGGTTTGAAAAATAAAGTTCAAGGTCTTCAGCACGGAAGTCTTtgaaattcacacacacacatactcacactcacacGAATAAAACCCCAGCCTCGGAGAGGGAGTATGGGAGCAGGGTCGTTCTATTTACATCCCGAACCGAATGACGCTTTAAACCGGTGTGGACCTTCTCCATCAGCGTGCACCCTGCCAGCCACCTGAACAAGCCAGACAGGCTCTGCACTGTAGGGGCCCCGAGCTCTGATCTGGAACCCACAGAGTAACAGGAGAACAAAAAACAAGGCAGCGTCGCAATCGTGATCTCGGAGTCTCTCTGGGCTCTCGCCTGCTCGTCCTCGACACGAAGAAAGTCTTTTGCTCTCAGCAATCGGATGAGGTTTGCTTGCTCGTTGCTCCTTCCTGTGATGGTGCACACACCCCGACAGCTGCTCGACCCAACACTCAGAATCTGCGGAGAGACAAGTCCCACTGAGTCAGAGCtgggaacagacccttcggcccatcgtcGCGGTGCACACACCCCGACAGCGGCTCAACCCAACACTCACTAGGGCTAAGTTACAGTGGCCAGTCAACCCACTGCTCGTgatatgggaggaaattggagcaccaagTGCCGAAGGGAAAGTAACATGCACGATCAAAGCACCAGGCATTCAACCTGTGTCAATCTTCCCTCACACACGCCCCGGGACGGAGCCTCACATGTGgctccccccatctccccattcaACCCGTGTCGTTCGGTGAAAACTTCCCTCGCAGACGCCCTGGGACAAACCCTCACGCGTGACTGCTCAAACACTCCAGAGAACTTCCCCTCACACAGGCCCGCGACGCCCCCGTCCGCCGCGGTCTCGAAGCGTGCTCACCTGCTGAGTGCTGTTAGCATGAATACGTCC
This genomic interval carries:
- the LOC134353505 gene encoding G1/S-specific cyclin-D1-like, producing MEGVGNVWGSCGSGRLCRARPDPSLLQGRVLLTLLETELRYLPCRRTMAKVQKEIRPHMRSRLAVWMLEVCEQETCEKEVFPLSMNYLDRFLTVMPLEKSRFQLLGAACLLLASKVRQTNPLPVETLCTYTAHSSRPEDLRAMELLLLDRLQWHLGAPTPQEFVEQLLEVLGAQAAGERLIRKHTDTFIALCNTDAEFVSLPPSVIGAASLAAAVCGLRLCLPGIPPGPQVLTDHLARSIRCDPECVRTCQEQLEVSLHTRLRQAAPQTLPPPKSEEPERSRTPTDIQDVNL